The Mauremys mutica isolate MM-2020 ecotype Southern chromosome 1, ASM2049712v1, whole genome shotgun sequence genome has a segment encoding these proteins:
- the LOC123361590 gene encoding snaclec bitiscetin subunit beta-like, which produces MKSLPFLFLLLGVLVLPGLEVGFVFLIGEKNPDVKRRYVRFLSNMLEDSQSSSKNIQVPAQADSSLVESKLFCQGPCRDGWFSNMGQCYKFVQEQNTWAGAESVCQKIAGGGHLTSISNAAQNDFLVNLASYVDKRTTQFWTGGSHQKGSSLSWTDGSQTDFIQRPLSSIFNAIGGLLNSIFNVRICLTLNLGVQGIWDGCDCNKKLSFICSYKPNLTPP; this is translated from the exons ATGAAGTCCCTTCCATTTTTGTTCCTGCTGCTAGGTGTACTGGTTCTCCCAGGCTTGGAAG TCGGTTTTGTATTTCTTATAGGTGAGAAGAACCCAGATGTCAAACGTCGTTATGTCCGGTTCTTGTCCAACATGCTTGAGGACAGTCAGTCTTCATCTAAGAACATTCAAGTCCCAGCTCAAGCTGACTCCTCCTTAGTAGAATCAAAATTGTTCTGCCAAGGTCCCTGCCGGGATGGATGGTTCAGTAACATGGGCCAGTGTTACAAGTTTGTCCAGGAGCAAAATACATGGGCCGGTGCTGAG AGTGTTTGCCAGAAGATAGCAGGGGGAGGTCACCTCACCAGCATCTCCAATGCAGCTCAGAATGATTTCCTTGTGAACCTCGCCAGTTATGTAGACAAAAGGACAACCCAGTTCTGGACAGGAGGAAGTCACCAAAAG GGTTCTTCTCTGAGCTGGACTGATGGATCACAGACAGATTTCATCCAGAGGCCTCTGAGCTCGATTTTCAATGCCATTGGTGGATTACTTAACAGTATCTTCAATGTACGAATCTGCCTGACTCTAAATTTAGGAG TCCAGGGTATATGGGATGGCTGTGACTGCAACAAGAAGTTATCATTCATCTGCAGTTACAAACCCAATTTGACTCCTCCTTAG
- the FAM216B gene encoding protein FAM216B, producing the protein MGENWKRNPGPRHFPKVSCIQVPPSAQDTYLLKDLKRGQKCYLYSIMRVYDSKPLREMLSHQYMLNLQRQNLLGHITEHEVQFYTSFLDQAEEREPRKVSARNRASLKSSVGRTQP; encoded by the exons ATGGGTGAAAATTGGAAGAGGAATCCTGGTCCCCGTCATTTTCCAAAAGTTTCATGCATACAAGTTCCTCCATCTGCTCAGGATACCTACTTACTGAAG GACCTGAAGCGAGGCCAGAAATGCTACCTCTACAGCATCATGAGAGTTTATGACAGCAAACCTCTGAGGGAAATGCTGTCTCATCAGTACATGCTCAATCTCCAGCGCCAGAATTTGCTGG GTCATATTACTGAGCATGAAGTCCAGTTTTACACCTCCTTCCTGGATCAAGCTGAAGAGAGAGAACCAAGAAAGGTCTCAGCTAGAAACAGAGCCTCTCTGAAGTCTAGTGTTGGGAGAACTCAGCCGTAG